Proteins co-encoded in one Calliopsis andreniformis isolate RMS-2024a unplaced genomic scaffold, iyCalAndr_principal scaffold0019, whole genome shotgun sequence genomic window:
- the LOC143186604 gene encoding uncharacterized protein LOC143186604, translating to MFYHPENVLEARRRFEARTWKKEESLRIPDSGLRDLARVRKIKAKGKLLAALERISLRGRFLQGCAAAETNNAMWCPVKTEKQDKKKVSKSEVRCFNWSDVNHLSVKCPVKSKGPKCFACNDFGHKAADYKNGQEKQLNACTAVTIRDNKIYKSVTVMGKQITAFLGMGSDLHLMTAEQYIRLGCPLFTSPEIQCKGFGLNRVTTMGSFYTDVEIDGKTFRLLVHAVHDAYLNNNLLVGCDLLQEAKILLDGKDAIISKHDAKAGTTHDVPEIFCIDTFDESGNNESSCAVNLQNVKDHSIKHEIEYLMNNYERKQPKKQIL from the exons ATGTTTTATCATCCTGAAAATGTGTTGGAAGCGAGACGACGCTTCGAGGCACGCACGTGGAAGAAAGAAGAGTCTCTTA GAATTCCCGATTCTGGATTACGAGATCTGGCACGAGTACGGAAGATCAAGGCGAAAGGGAAACTGCTAGCAGCGTTAGAGCGAATTTCGCTTCGAGGAAGATTTCTGCAGGGCTGCGCAGCAGCTGAGACTAATAATGCGATGTGGTGTCCAGTCAAGACAGAAAAGCAGGATAAGAAGAAGGTTTCGAAGAGCGAGGTGCGATGTTTCAACTGGAGCGACGTCAATCATCTCAGTGTGAAGTGTCCTGTGAAAAGCAAGGGTCCGAAATGTTTTGCATGTAACGACTTTGGACATAAAGCTGCAGATTATAAGAACGGACAAGAGAAGCAGCTAAATGCGTGCACTGCAGTTACCATCCGAGACAATAAAATATATAAGTCGGTAACTGTTATGGGTAAGCAAATAACTGCGTTTCTTGGTATGGGTAGCGATCTACATTTAATGACAGCCGAGCAGTATATCAGATTGGGATGTCCGTTATTTACCAGTCCAGAAATTCAGTGCAAAGGCTTTGGATTGAATAGAGTCACGACTATGGGAAGTTTTTATACAGATGTAGAAattgatggaaagacttttcgaTTATTAGTTCATGCTGTACACGACGCCTATTTGAACAATAATCTTTTAGTCGGTTGTGATTTGTTACAAGAAGCCAAAATACTTTTAGACGGTAAAGACGCAATAATATCAAAACACGACGCTAAAGCAGGTACGACTCATGACGTTCCGGAAATATTTTGTATTGATACTTTTGATGAATCTGGAAATAATGAATCTAGCTGCGCAGTAAATTTGCAAAATGTCAAAGATCATAGTATTAAACACGAAATTGAATATCTTATGAACAATTATGAGCGAAAGCAACCAAAGAAACAAATATTATGA